A genomic region of Sulfobacillus acidophilus DSM 10332 contains the following coding sequences:
- a CDS encoding arsenite efflux ATP-binding protein ArsA (PFAM: Anion-transporting ATPase~TIGRFAM: arsenite-activated ATPase ArsA~COGs: COG0003 ATPase involved in chromosome partitioning~InterPro IPR003348~KEGG: toc:Toce_0186 arsenite efflux ATP-binding protein ArsA TC 3.A.4.1.1)~PFAM: ATPase, anion-transporting~PRIAM: Arsenite-transporting ATPase~SPTR: Arsenite efflux ATP-binding protein ArsA TC 3.A.4.1.1); TC 3.A.4.1.1), with translation MFPPNVKRRIFFSGKGGVGKTTLATATAVAGAGAGYRTLLVTTDPAAHTGWVLETTVDTVPRPVADVPGLYVARIDPAWETAEYQRKVLEEAAHHYPTDTLLRLQEELASPCTEEVAVFHRFLDLLLSDEWPLVVFDTAPTGHTLRLLELPLSYRQQLSVKVAGLGPTETDAGEVARIADALSLLRGPSTKMAFVLYPEATPILEARRAIAELDTVGIHATHVMVNHVLPEEVLADPLFGARYHMQQQYLERLRKDFPDEQMVTVPLMAHDVIGLTAVHELNEFVFSEGFDTLWGFSMSDSAVAENL, from the coding sequence ATGTTCCCGCCTAACGTCAAGCGGCGCATATTTTTCTCCGGCAAAGGGGGCGTCGGCAAAACTACGTTGGCAACTGCCACGGCAGTCGCTGGAGCCGGGGCCGGGTATCGTACCCTTTTGGTAACGACCGATCCGGCGGCGCACACGGGCTGGGTGTTGGAAACGACCGTCGATACCGTTCCCCGGCCGGTCGCCGATGTCCCAGGGCTTTATGTCGCTCGAATCGATCCGGCATGGGAAACGGCGGAATATCAACGGAAGGTTCTGGAGGAGGCCGCTCACCATTATCCGACCGACACGCTGCTTCGGCTCCAGGAAGAGCTGGCGAGTCCCTGCACGGAAGAAGTCGCGGTGTTTCACCGGTTTCTGGATCTGTTATTGTCCGACGAGTGGCCCTTGGTGGTGTTTGACACGGCACCGACCGGACATACGCTCCGGCTGTTGGAATTGCCGTTAAGTTATCGGCAGCAGTTATCGGTGAAAGTCGCGGGACTCGGCCCGACGGAGACCGATGCCGGTGAGGTAGCACGGATCGCCGACGCTTTGTCCCTATTGCGGGGACCGTCGACCAAAATGGCATTTGTCCTCTATCCGGAAGCAACGCCGATTCTCGAAGCCCGTCGGGCGATAGCGGAATTGGATACCGTGGGAATTCATGCCACGCATGTCATGGTCAATCATGTCTTGCCGGAAGAGGTGTTGGCCGATCCGTTGTTCGGAGCGCGGTATCACATGCAGCAGCAATATCTCGAGCGCCTACGAAAGGATTTTCCCGACGAACAGATGGTGACGGTGCCACTGATGGCCCATGACGTAATTGGATTGACCGCGGTACATGAATTAAACGAGTTCGTATTCTCTGAGGGGTTCGACACCCTGTGGGGGTTTTCCATGTCGGATTCGGCGGTAGCCGAAAATCTTTAA
- a CDS encoding arsenite-activated ATPase ArsA (PFAM: Anion-transporting ATPase~TIGRFAM: arsenite-activated ATPase ArsA~COGs: COG0003 ATPase involved in chromosome partitioning~InterPro IPR003348~KEGG: toc:Toce_0185 arsenite efflux ATP-binding protein ArsA TC 3.A.4.1.1)~PFAM: ATPase, anion-transporting~PRIAM: Arsenite-transporting ATPase~SPTR: Arsenite efflux ATP-binding protein ArsA TC 3.A.4.1.1);~TIGRFAM: ATPase, anion-transporting), giving the protein MPTLFFSGKGGVGKTSLAAATAVYLADRGYQTLLVTTDPASNLADVFQQPIGPVPVPIVAVPRLTAQEIDAEAAAEAYRMRALAPLQGKLPDTVLETLAEQMSGPCTVDIAGFDQFVQSLLEPAFDWLIFDTAPTGHTLRLLALPAAWSTHIELSSQGSGQTCLGPVDQLTTSAEQYQQAMARLKDPAETTFMLVAQPEHTSVDETLRAANELRDIGLTNLRLIINGVIPEESAHMPFLQARRDQQQLAIARLRQVFGYGPEVPLQPGEITGVDRLRSLGRWVTDYVPA; this is encoded by the coding sequence ATGCCCACTTTGTTTTTTTCCGGGAAAGGCGGTGTCGGTAAAACCAGTTTGGCGGCGGCTACCGCGGTTTATTTAGCCGATCGGGGGTATCAAACGCTTTTGGTAACGACGGACCCGGCATCGAATTTGGCGGACGTGTTTCAACAACCGATTGGTCCTGTCCCGGTACCGATCGTTGCCGTCCCGCGACTCACCGCCCAGGAAATTGATGCCGAAGCGGCAGCGGAAGCCTATCGGATGCGGGCTTTGGCTCCGCTCCAAGGGAAGCTTCCGGATACGGTTTTGGAGACTTTAGCGGAGCAAATGAGCGGACCGTGTACGGTGGATATCGCCGGGTTCGACCAATTCGTTCAAAGTCTTTTAGAACCCGCCTTCGATTGGCTGATATTTGACACGGCACCGACCGGCCACACATTAAGACTCCTGGCTTTGCCGGCCGCTTGGTCGACCCACATTGAGCTGAGCAGCCAAGGCAGCGGCCAAACGTGTTTGGGCCCGGTGGACCAGCTCACGACATCCGCGGAACAATATCAACAGGCCATGGCCCGTCTGAAAGATCCGGCAGAGACCACGTTTATGCTGGTTGCCCAGCCGGAACACACCAGCGTGGACGAGACGTTACGGGCTGCAAACGAATTGCGCGACATCGGGCTAACCAACCTGCGGTTGATCATCAACGGGGTCATTCCGGAAGAATCGGCACACATGCCGTTCCTTCAAGCCCGCCGAGACCAGCAACAACTTGCGATTGCGCGTCTTCGGCAGGTGTTTGGGTACGGTCCGGAGGTTCCGTTGCAACCCGGAGAAATCACCGGGGTCGATCGGCTTCGGAGTTTAGGGAGGTGGGTGACGGATTATGTTCCCGCCTAA
- a CDS encoding Arsenical resistance operon trans-acting repressor ArsD (PFAM: Arsenical resistance operon trans-acting repressor ArsD~InterPro IPR010712~KEGG: elm:ELI_0253 putative arsenate resistance operon repressor ArsD~PFAM: Arsenical resistance operon trans-acting repressor ArsD~SPTR: Putative arsenate resistance operon repressor ArsD), producing the protein MTVEIFDPELCCTSGVCGPAPDPVLIAMADVADRLQRAGVTVARYQLSRHPQAFLQNPVVYRTLVTEGVGSLPMVAVNGEVKWTGRYPGYEELMSALAELK; encoded by the coding sequence ATGACCGTCGAGATTTTTGATCCCGAACTTTGTTGCACGTCGGGGGTTTGCGGGCCGGCTCCGGATCCGGTGTTGATCGCGATGGCTGACGTGGCGGATCGTTTACAACGGGCCGGCGTGACCGTGGCGCGATATCAACTTAGTCGTCATCCTCAAGCATTTCTTCAAAATCCGGTGGTTTACCGAACACTCGTAACCGAGGGTGTGGGCTCCCTGCCGATGGTGGCCGTTAACGGCGAGGTGAAATGGACGGGGCGATATCCCGGTTATGAAGAATTAATGTCGGCGTTGGCGGAACTCAAGTAG
- a CDS encoding alkylhydroperoxidase like protein, AhpD family (PFAM: Carboxymuconolactone decarboxylase family~TIGRFAM: alkylhydroperoxidase AhpD family core domain~InterPro IPR004675:IPR003779~KEGG: ote:Oter_4057 ECF subfamily RNA polymerase sigma-24 factor~PFAM: Carboxymuconolactone decarboxylase~SPTR: RNA polymerase, sigma-24 subunit, ECF subfamily;~TIGRFAM: Alkylhydroperoxidase AhpD core): MDDRTRELIALAAALAAGCPSCMESHWQEAERIGVSAVDMAEAIQIARTVRVTALLAIDSLAEQLPQRVEIPLLGPNTTGCGPGCQC; encoded by the coding sequence ATGGACGACCGAACACGAGAATTGATTGCCCTGGCTGCCGCTTTGGCGGCGGGCTGCCCGTCTTGCATGGAGTCACACTGGCAGGAGGCCGAACGGATAGGCGTATCGGCGGTGGATATGGCGGAAGCGATTCAGATTGCGCGGACGGTTCGCGTGACGGCTCTGTTGGCCATCGATTCGTTGGCCGAGCAGCTGCCGCAGCGGGTGGAAATTCCGTTACTGGGGCCTAATACCACAGGATGTGGGCCCGGGTGCCAGTGTTAG
- a CDS encoding transcriptional regulator, ArsR family (PFAM: Bacterial regulatory protein, arsR family~COGs: COG0640 transcriptional regulator protein~InterPro IPR001845~KEGG: dsy:DSY4146 hypothetical protein~PFAM: HTH transcriptional regulator, ArsR~SMART: HTH transcriptional regulator, ArsR~SPTR: Putative uncharacterized protein) encodes MFEQQADLFKALADPMRLRILALLRTREACVCELAGLLPITQPAVSQHLRKLRQAGLIHERRHKYWTYYAVRTDLDPALAALIEQLPHVEADEQWLATHQVETSCEVLVPVESVGVTGPAAND; translated from the coding sequence ATGTTTGAACAACAAGCGGATCTCTTTAAGGCGTTGGCGGATCCCATGCGCCTTCGTATTTTGGCCCTGTTGCGAACACGCGAAGCCTGTGTCTGTGAATTGGCAGGGCTTTTGCCAATCACCCAACCGGCGGTGTCTCAACATTTGCGCAAATTGCGTCAAGCCGGATTGATCCACGAACGGCGGCATAAATACTGGACGTATTACGCCGTGCGGACGGATTTGGATCCGGCCCTGGCAGCGTTGATCGAGCAATTGCCGCACGTCGAAGCCGACGAACAATGGCTGGCCACCCACCAGGTGGAGACCTCGTGTGAAGTGTTGGTACCGGTCGAATCAGTCGGCGTTACAGGCCCGGCCGCAAACGATTAG
- a CDS encoding hypothetical protein (KEGG: tin:Tint_3038 hypothetical protein~SPTR: Putative uncharacterized protein): MSLAVIDVGFAPSSPSTWTLPNDFELPQSIILEFPVTPTAREPLLTAITQNPATDCPGLIRLTIKELTGLSTMVKNLPVAYKGVLGAAYVKAAETRTQPWHWVLLARFKPNAGSHAGDQFHEWFHTVIQPILSKGHPDAPETWMYIGRFATIAAGDRQRVYTTAEDLARFVQEPPLDNHQVTVLNHVLVRERERSPFNHSVTNLLTTAQITFQPTDDPSGLGQPGASDNTYYRKPLSTEILMGLDSTHQRIPYLMHGIWESLWDHENSHVDTRFRQAAGQLAPYIVGGPEEPFYRTILEWAPGHAPAVIHAGTSSH; this comes from the coding sequence ATGTCCTTAGCCGTCATCGATGTCGGATTCGCTCCGTCTTCCCCCTCGACCTGGACATTGCCAAATGATTTCGAACTCCCGCAATCGATCATATTGGAATTTCCCGTGACGCCCACGGCGCGTGAGCCGCTCCTGACCGCCATAACCCAAAATCCGGCGACCGATTGCCCTGGTTTAATACGCCTCACGATAAAAGAGCTCACCGGGCTTTCTACCATGGTCAAGAATTTACCGGTAGCCTACAAAGGCGTTTTAGGCGCTGCCTATGTAAAAGCTGCGGAAACTCGAACCCAACCGTGGCACTGGGTGTTATTGGCCCGATTTAAACCGAACGCGGGGAGCCATGCGGGCGACCAATTCCACGAATGGTTTCATACGGTCATCCAACCGATTCTCTCGAAAGGGCACCCGGACGCTCCGGAAACTTGGATGTACATAGGCCGTTTTGCCACCATTGCCGCCGGAGACCGACAACGCGTCTACACCACCGCCGAGGACTTGGCTCGATTCGTCCAAGAACCCCCGTTAGACAATCACCAGGTGACGGTGCTTAACCATGTTTTGGTGCGCGAACGGGAGCGTTCCCCATTCAATCATAGCGTCACAAATCTTTTAACTACGGCTCAGATCACCTTTCAGCCCACGGACGATCCATCAGGGCTAGGACAACCGGGCGCATCCGACAATACCTATTATCGAAAACCGCTGTCCACCGAAATTTTAATGGGTTTGGACAGCACCCACCAGCGCATTCCCTATTTGATGCATGGAATTTGGGAGTCTTTATGGGATCACGAAAACTCCCATGTGGATACCCGCTTTCGGCAAGCGGCGGGCCAATTGGCCCCCTATATTGTCGGAGGCCCCGAAGAACCCTTTTATCGCACCATACTAGAGTGGGCTCCCGGGCATGCTCCGGCCGTCATTCACGCCGGCACTTCCTCGCATTAA
- a CDS encoding Membrane alanyl aminopeptidase (PFAM: Peptidase family M1; Domain of unknown function (DUF3358)~COGs: COG0308 Aminopeptidase N~InterPro IPR014782~KEGG: nde:NIDE0352 putative peptidase M1, membrane alanine aminopeptidase~PFAM: Peptidase M1, membrane alanine aminopeptidase, N-terminal~PRIAM: Membrane alanyl aminopeptidase~SPTR: Putative Peptidase M1, membrane alanine aminopeptidase) codes for MTEQPSYRLPRTVVPRLYRLEITPDVEQGTFKGTAAIEVEVLQPVTEFVMNAVNLTLTEVSLVDRGTTQTGQVAYRPEDEQVVVTWPGTVDPGLKTVSITYSGILANDLRGFYRTTVTRTDGRSEVILATQCEATDARRVFPGWDEPDFKARFVITLVVDPDQTALSNGREVESEITADGKRRVRFAETMPMSTYLVALVVGRLDVTAPEMVGAVPVRIAARPELMHLTAVAKTAAVGTLQFFEQYFGIPYPSDKLDHVAIPDFAAGAMENLGCVTYREEALLVDAGRSAPTEQMQVVSTIAHETAHMWFGDLVTMRWWNGIWLNEAFATFMQQLATDRLHPEWNVWTMFGHGRAHALSVDGLESTRPIEYPVGPPIEAWGMFDVLTYQKGGAVLRMLEQYLGPETFRQGITGYLNRHRYGNTETGDLWDALGEASGQPVRTTMDTWVFQAGYPLVRAEWADGAIRLTQRPFRYRGGGHGHWQVPVVMTVWQVDGTKETIRAHLTDESLTVPLPPDTDAVLVNQGAWGFYRVSYDPALWTAVLRHRDEMTALERLSLVDDAWALVQAGEVSLSHMLPLWRALPDEEDPDVWGTASRPLGFLDEWVLPDERVQVQALVRAVARPVLDALGWDPAESDDVQRRRLRATVIRLLGTVGEDPAVRDRARALLMAHWEGTFLVSPELLTPLAHVVASFGDEADWEAMYRRYREATTPQDEKRYLYALSGFTKPELIRRTLDLYHSSEVRTQDGAIALGQLLANRHARRVTWQSLEARWDELLEKYPKMIEHILSPIALVVDRDLAEEMRAWLKTHPVPQAARHIAQTLEFQEVNQRLAERLRGHLTEELGDR; via the coding sequence ATGACCGAACAGCCGTCATATCGATTACCCCGGACGGTCGTTCCCCGCTTATATCGGTTGGAGATTACTCCGGATGTGGAACAGGGAACGTTTAAGGGTACGGCTGCAATCGAGGTGGAGGTCCTGCAGCCGGTGACCGAATTCGTGATGAATGCGGTGAATCTCACCTTGACCGAGGTGTCTCTTGTGGACCGGGGTACGACGCAGACCGGTCAAGTCGCCTACCGCCCGGAAGACGAACAGGTGGTGGTGACCTGGCCGGGGACCGTGGACCCGGGGTTGAAAACCGTCTCCATCACTTACAGCGGAATTTTGGCCAATGACCTCCGCGGCTTTTACCGGACCACGGTAACCCGGACGGACGGCCGCAGTGAGGTGATTTTGGCTACGCAATGTGAAGCGACGGATGCCCGCCGCGTGTTTCCCGGATGGGACGAACCGGATTTTAAGGCCCGTTTCGTTATCACATTGGTCGTTGACCCGGATCAGACGGCCCTTTCTAACGGACGCGAAGTGGAGAGCGAGATTACGGCCGACGGTAAGCGACGGGTTCGGTTTGCCGAAACCATGCCCATGTCAACCTATCTGGTGGCGCTGGTGGTTGGACGATTGGATGTGACTGCGCCGGAGATGGTGGGTGCGGTTCCCGTGCGCATTGCGGCGCGCCCCGAGCTGATGCATTTGACGGCTGTGGCCAAGACGGCGGCCGTGGGCACGCTGCAGTTTTTCGAGCAGTATTTCGGTATCCCCTACCCCTCGGATAAGCTGGATCATGTGGCGATTCCCGATTTTGCCGCCGGTGCCATGGAAAACCTCGGGTGCGTCACTTATCGAGAAGAGGCCCTGCTGGTCGACGCCGGACGCTCGGCACCGACCGAACAGATGCAAGTGGTCAGTACCATTGCGCACGAAACGGCCCATATGTGGTTCGGCGATTTGGTCACTATGCGTTGGTGGAACGGGATATGGTTGAATGAGGCGTTTGCCACTTTTATGCAACAATTGGCCACCGACCGGCTGCATCCGGAGTGGAACGTGTGGACTATGTTCGGACATGGGCGGGCTCACGCCTTAAGCGTTGACGGACTCGAATCGACGCGGCCGATCGAATATCCGGTTGGGCCGCCGATTGAGGCATGGGGAATGTTTGACGTTCTCACCTATCAAAAGGGTGGCGCGGTTTTGCGCATGCTGGAGCAATACCTCGGGCCGGAAACGTTCCGTCAGGGCATCACCGGCTATTTAAACCGCCATCGTTATGGCAACACCGAAACCGGAGATTTGTGGGACGCGTTGGGCGAGGCGTCCGGTCAACCGGTTCGAACAACAATGGACACGTGGGTGTTTCAAGCCGGATATCCCCTGGTTCGCGCCGAGTGGGCGGACGGGGCGATCCGGCTCACGCAACGGCCGTTTCGGTACCGTGGCGGCGGCCACGGCCATTGGCAGGTACCGGTGGTCATGACGGTATGGCAGGTCGACGGCACGAAAGAGACCATTCGGGCCCACCTGACGGACGAGTCGTTGACGGTACCGTTGCCGCCCGACACCGACGCCGTCTTGGTCAATCAAGGCGCGTGGGGGTTTTACCGGGTTAGTTATGATCCGGCACTTTGGACGGCCGTTTTGCGTCATCGGGACGAGATGACGGCGTTGGAACGGCTTAGCCTGGTGGATGACGCTTGGGCGTTGGTGCAGGCCGGCGAGGTGTCATTGTCTCATATGCTGCCGTTATGGCGGGCATTGCCCGACGAAGAGGACCCCGACGTTTGGGGGACCGCCTCCAGGCCACTCGGATTTCTGGATGAATGGGTCTTACCCGACGAACGGGTCCAGGTTCAGGCCTTAGTGCGTGCGGTTGCCCGGCCGGTCCTGGATGCCCTCGGGTGGGATCCGGCGGAATCCGACGATGTGCAGCGGCGCCGACTCCGGGCAACGGTTATTCGGCTATTGGGGACGGTCGGGGAGGATCCGGCGGTACGCGACCGGGCTCGCGCTCTGTTGATGGCTCATTGGGAGGGGACCTTTTTGGTGTCACCTGAGCTATTGACCCCACTGGCCCATGTGGTGGCGTCATTTGGCGATGAGGCGGATTGGGAAGCGATGTACCGCCGCTATCGGGAGGCGACCACGCCCCAAGACGAAAAACGGTATCTCTATGCGTTGTCTGGGTTTACCAAACCGGAATTGATCCGCCGAACGCTGGACCTCTACCATTCCTCGGAAGTGCGCACGCAAGACGGGGCGATTGCGCTCGGCCAGCTGTTAGCCAATCGCCATGCCCGGCGGGTCACCTGGCAAAGCTTGGAGGCGCGTTGGGACGAACTGTTAGAGAAATATCCCAAAATGATTGAGCACATTTTGTCGCCAATCGCTTTGGTCGTTGATCGGGACTTGGCAGAAGAGATGCGGGCGTGGTTGAAGACCCACCCGGTGCCGCAAGCCGCCCGGCACATTGCGCAAACCCTGGAATTTCAGGAAGTCAACCAGCGTTTGGCCGAGCGTCTCCGTGGGCATTTGACGGAAGAATTAGGCGACCGTTGA
- a CDS encoding phenazine biosynthesis protein PhzF family (PFAM: Phenazine biosynthesis-like protein~TIGRFAM: phenazine biosynthesis protein PhzF family~COGs: COG0384 epimerase PhzC/PhzF homolog~InterPro IPR003719~KEGG: bmd:BMD_3277 phenazine biosynthesis protein~PFAM: Phenazine biosynthesis PhzC/PhzF protein~SPTR: Phenazine biosynthesis protein, PhzF family;~TIGRFAM: Phenazine biosynthesis PhzC/PhzF protein), with amino-acid sequence MAQVPYYIVDVFTDDGPYSGNPLAVVLEAESLTDLQMQQIAAELRFSETTFVLPRLPGESAYPVRIFTPRQEIPFAGHPAIGTAFVIHSQKATNDDRAEIPLRLEAGLIPITYDADSGLFWMPHQPPTFGPILEAAEVTAMLGLAEDAWDARYPVQEVSTGLPALIVPLTSLDAVQRVQLDRARYDALMERLQARTVLVFSAETLHPDHHVHVRVFGPGYGVDEDPATGSANGCLAAFLAHYRYFNTASVNVVSEQGMEIDRPSILYLSAEEGPDHFTVSVAGRVHPVAYGRWWVADEANPDETGKAPTLSL; translated from the coding sequence ATGGCCCAGGTCCCGTATTATATCGTGGACGTATTTACCGACGACGGGCCGTATAGCGGAAACCCGTTAGCGGTCGTGCTGGAGGCCGAGAGTCTGACGGATTTACAAATGCAGCAAATCGCGGCCGAATTGCGTTTTTCGGAAACCACCTTCGTTTTGCCCCGATTGCCCGGCGAGTCGGCTTACCCGGTCCGCATTTTCACGCCGCGTCAAGAGATCCCTTTTGCCGGACACCCCGCCATCGGCACCGCGTTTGTGATTCATTCCCAAAAAGCGACCAACGACGACCGGGCGGAAATTCCCTTGAGGCTGGAGGCCGGTCTCATCCCGATCACTTATGACGCGGATTCCGGCCTGTTTTGGATGCCTCATCAGCCTCCGACGTTTGGACCGATTCTCGAGGCTGCCGAGGTCACCGCGATGCTCGGATTGGCGGAGGATGCCTGGGACGCCCGCTATCCGGTCCAGGAAGTATCGACCGGCCTGCCTGCGTTGATTGTCCCGCTCACGTCGTTGGACGCGGTGCAGCGGGTACAATTAGACCGGGCCCGTTATGATGCGTTGATGGAGCGGTTACAGGCGCGGACGGTATTAGTGTTTTCGGCGGAAACCCTGCATCCCGACCATCATGTGCATGTGCGGGTATTCGGTCCGGGGTATGGGGTTGACGAAGATCCGGCCACCGGAAGCGCCAACGGCTGCCTGGCCGCCTTTTTGGCGCATTACCGTTACTTTAATACGGCGTCGGTGAATGTGGTGTCCGAACAGGGAATGGAAATCGACCGACCGTCTATCTTATATTTAAGCGCCGAGGAAGGGCCGGATCATTTTACCGTTTCCGTAGCCGGCCGTGTCCATCCGGTCGCCTACGGCCGATGGTGGGTTGCCGACGAAGCGAATCCCGACGAAACCGGAAAAGCCCCGACCTTGTCGTTATAA
- a CDS encoding regulatory protein TetR (PFAM: Bacterial regulatory proteins, tetR family~InterPro IPR001647~KEGG: hau:Haur_3014 TetR family transcriptional regulator~PFAM: Transcriptional regulator, TetR-like, DNA-binding, bacterial/archaeal~SPTR: Transcriptional regulator, TetR family), with translation MEDKASTRDQIMAGARRMFAEKGFRASMRDIAQAAGISTTSLIFWYFPDKEALWSAVIQEASPLEQVQHVFDGLPPGTDPASLVSRLVSVYFDVYGDPDNRRILFQMLSHSSQDSVRDVLRRQLTRVMEQEMADWVRRGQQIQAFRQDVPADFLAQAVLGILFALVTRWHVEGHLPWDQEDVIRHVNRLLNDR, from the coding sequence ATGGAAGATAAGGCCTCCACGCGAGACCAAATCATGGCAGGCGCACGGCGGATGTTTGCCGAAAAAGGATTTCGCGCCTCCATGCGGGATATTGCTCAAGCCGCCGGCATTTCGACCACCAGCCTGATCTTTTGGTATTTTCCGGATAAAGAGGCGTTATGGTCGGCAGTGATTCAAGAGGCGTCACCTTTGGAACAAGTTCAGCACGTGTTTGACGGGTTGCCCCCAGGAACGGATCCGGCATCGCTCGTGTCCCGCTTGGTGTCGGTTTATTTTGACGTATACGGGGATCCGGACAACCGTCGCATTTTGTTTCAAATGTTGTCCCATAGTAGCCAAGACTCCGTAAGGGACGTGTTACGCCGCCAGTTGACCCGGGTCATGGAGCAGGAGATGGCCGACTGGGTCCGTCGCGGCCAGCAGATCCAAGCCTTTCGTCAGGACGTGCCGGCCGACTTCTTGGCGCAGGCCGTCCTCGGGATTCTCTTTGCGTTGGTCACGCGCTGGCATGTGGAAGGCCATCTGCCTTGGGATCAAGAGGACGTCATCCGCCATGTGAACCGTTTGTTAAATGACCGTTAA